The DNA segment CGGCGGAGAACCGGGAAGTACGCGCCGACAAGCGCGATATCGCGGAAGACAAGGCCGATATCAAGCGGGATGAGAAGGATCTGAAGAAGGACAAGAAGGACCAGAATAAGGATAAATCCGATCTGAAGCGCGAGAAAAAGGAAGCCAAGGACGAGGCCGCGCAAAAGCAGAACGACAATCCCGGCCACTAGGCCGGAAACGGAACTACAGGTCGTCGACTTCAGGCCGGGCGCCATGCCCGGCCTGGATTGCTAGATTGGGCTAGTCCCCAGACCAAAAAGAGGCAGGATGGCCGAGCAGCCCGTCAGGAATTACGTCGTCGTCACTTTGGATATCGTCCCGCGGGTTTTCATGCTCAAGGAAGAGGATATTCCCCGGTGGGGCTTCCAGCCAGGCTTCATTTTCCACAGCTGGCTCCGGTCCGGCCCTGCCGGCGTCATCGGCGTGAAATTTTCATCCTGGATGATCAAGCAAGGAAACCTGACCCCCGCCGAAAGATCCGTCGTTACGCAGTGGAACCATTCCGAATCGGATTACGAGGTGTTTTTCGGATCGGTACGCGACTATGATCACGACGATGCCGAGTCCGATGAGTCCGGCTCCGCCTATCTGATGCGATTGGATGCGAGCACGCTGGCCCTTTGTTTCCCCATCCATGGTTCGACGCTAGGGAAGGCGGGGGCTGCGGTCCTGGCCGCCTCATTGACGGACTGGACCGGATCAAGGTAAGGCCTGGCCCTTCCCCCAAGAACGCGCCGTCCCTGCCACCCTCCTGGCCCGGGACCTTGGCTTGCCCTGCGTTGGCGGTTCCCCGACCTCCTTTTCCTGACTCCCGCCAAGCCCATCGCGTAAGATCGAGCTTCATCCGCCGCAAATTCGGATGAATTTGGAAAAATTAGGCTTTAAAATATTTAGGTAGACTAACAATCAAATAATAGATATGTTTGTCACATGAAATATTTCCGCATCTTAGAACGGTCCCCTGGTATTTCGGCTCTAGTAGGATGAACGCAACCTCCTTACCGAAGAATTCGGCTGTGAACGCGCTCTCCAGGGGCTCAAGCGCGTCGGATGCCGCGCGGCTCGCGGAGATTTTCCCGAGAATGATGGCCGCCTTGTCGCAGATCACCCATGCCGAGGAATTGATCCATGAGAATCTCACGCCTTCCCAAATCAAGGTACTGAACATACTGGGGGAGTCCGACGGACCGAAACGCATGTCCGAGATCGCGAAGGCGCTGGGGATAACCCAGGCCAGCCTGACCGAAACGGCCAAAAAGCTCGTCGCCCAAGGCTACATCAACCGGGCGAGGAAAGTCGATGACGACCGCGTCGTCAACGTCACCTTAACCCCCCAAGGCGAAGACTTGGCGATTGAAATCAAGCGCAAAATCCGCAGCTATTTCAACCTCGTTTGCGACGGACTCGATCCTAAGGATCGGAAGAAGCTGGTCGAATGCCATGACTTTATCCTCAAAACCTATGTGGACGCGGCGACGAAAAGAATACCTAAGGGTAAAGGGGAATAATTCTTGGCTGGAATCCGGATTTTGCTTATCGAAGACAACCGCATATTGCGCGAAGGCATCACGGCCCTGATCAACGGGCAGGAAGATGTGGAAGTCGCCGCGGTTTCCGATGGCAGAGGCAATACCCTTTCGAAAACCCGCTCCGCGAAACCGGACCTCGTCCTCATGGACTTAGGTCTAGACAGCCAAAATAGCCTGGCCGTGGTGCAGGCTGTGAAAAAGGAATTCCCGGAGATAAAAATCATCGGTATGGGCTTGGCCCCCGCGCAGTCGGACATCCTGGAATTCGTCCAGGCCGGGGCGGAGGGGTTCATCCTTAAAACCGCGACCGTTGCCGAGATGATCCACACGATAAGGGCGGTCGCCTCCGGGGATACCGTGCTTCCTTCCTCGATGACCGGTTCCCTTTTCTCCCAGGTCGCCGAACACGCGATCCGCAGGGGGAAAAGGAACATCAACGGGGCAATCCGTATGACGGAACGCGAAAAGGAAGTCATCGCCTTGATCGTCGACGCGAAGAGCAATAAGGAAATCGCGGAGGAGCTCAATATCGCTACCTTTACCGTCAAAAGCCACGTGCATAATATCATGGAAAAATTGGCGTTGCATAGCCGCTTGCAAATCGCCAACCACGCCCGCAACGAACAACACGCCTAGCTTCCCCGACATCCTTTCCGAGCCGTGAATACGGCCTCCATCGCGTTCCGACTCCACCCGATTTCCATTCCCGATCCGATCAGCGCGCTGGGAGCGGAGAGCCCGGCGTTACCCCGAAATCGACTACTGCGATGATCACGGTTTCCGGTAGTAGCATGTTAAAGGATTAATCCCTTTTCCATACCTTCGGACTATTCCGGTTGCTCCCTGCCAGGCGTATCTTCTGGACACAACAGATAGGACGCCATGAAAACAAAAATCCCGCTCCAAAAGAAAATCCTGAAATACTCCGCCGGCCTTATTTGCGGGGCCATGGCCCTGGCTTCGGTGGCTCCGGCGACGACCTATTCCATGCCGCTGGAAAAGGTCAACTTGGGATCAACGGCGAAGTTCGCCGTACTCGCGGGCTCATTGATTTCCAACGTTCCCGGTTCCGCCATCACCGGCGACGTGGCATTGAGCCCTTCCGCCGGAAGCATGATCACCGGCTTCGGCGCGGATGAGATCACCGGAACCGTTTATACGGTCGACCAGACGGGACCCGCCGGTTCGGTGGCGGCAGCATCGGATTTGACGACGGCGAAGGGCGATTTGACCATCGCCTATAACGACGCGGCGGGCCGGACGCCGGTTCCTGAGGGCCCGTTCCTGGACCCGGGCGCGGGCGACATCGGAGGATTGACCCTCATTCCCGGCCTCTATAAGTTCACCAGCGCCCTTTCCATCACGGGCTCCGACGTCACCCTGTCCGGGACCGCGGAAGATGTCTGGATCTTCCAAATCGCTTCCGGCCTCAATGTCGGCAACGGCATCAAGGTCATTTTGTCCGGGGGAGCGCAAGCGGCCAACATATTCTGGCAGGTCGGCACTTCGGCAACCTTAGGCACCACTTCCGTCTTCAAGGGGACCATCATGGCTGATCAGTCCATCTCCCTGAATACAGGCGCCACCCTCGATGGCCGCGCCTTGGCCAGTATCGCCGCCGTTACCTTGGCCTCCAGCACGGTGACCCGGCCGGATCCGTCGAACGTGTCCCTTAAAGGTCATGCGGACCGGCGGAACCGCTCCTACCCGAACCCTCTCTTCCGTGCCCATGGGTTGGTCGACCTGAACGGCAGGGTGCGCCGCGCGCAAACCCCGATTATCGATTGAACGCAGTTCACTTTGTCACTTACCGAACGTTTCAAACTTCGCGAGGAAATTATTAAGAACAAAACCTTGAATCTCAAATCGATCGCCGCCTCCGCCGTCCTGGCCCTGGCGACCCATTCCATGGCCGAACCCACCACCAACGTGGATCCGCCCGTAACCGAGCATATCGACGCCAATACCGAGATCCGGGTGGTGGCGCCCACCAATACCTTCTACGGCACGCGGGGTCTGCCCCAGACCGGTTCCGCCGAAGCCTTGGGACAGGGCCGTCTCATTTTCGGACTGAACGGGTCCTTCTATCAGCAGCAGAAGGAATTCGCGAAGGGGCCAAATAAGGGCGCCAATTTCTTCACCGGCATCGGATCGATCGCGTACGGATTGAGCCGCCAAGTGGATGCCTTCGCATTCATCACGGGAATAGGTTCCACTAATTACAATAGCCAGCAGGCATCCGGACCGGGGACGGTGGGCGTTGGCGTGCAGGGTACGCTGCCCTTTTCCCAGTCCGCGCCGGTACGCATGTTCGCGCAGCTTACCCTCGATCAAGGTCTGACGAACAATCCCATCGATACCAATTTCGCCGATGGGTATAGCTACTTCGAATCGCGTACCGGCCTCGATTTCACGGGTAAGCTCATCCAAACCCTGGTTTTCGGCAACGAGGACGCGGGTTTCAAATGGCATTTCAACGAAGGCGTGGTCACCTCCACCGAGTCCGGCACCGACAACCTACTGCTCTTGAGCACCGGCGCCCAAGTTAATGTCTTCGCGGCCGTTCTGGGGGCCGAATTCCATGCCCGTTCCCCGATCGACGCCATCGAGTTCGGCACCGATCCCATGTGGATAACGCCCTCGGTGCAGTTCCGTTCCGGGTATGACATCAACCTCAGCGCCGGCGCCGACATCGCGCTTTCGGGAGATCGCAACGATGCGACCGGTACCCGGGCCCTGGAACCTTATCGCCTCTTCGCGGGCATGACCTTTACCCTGGACACCGAAGCGGGTGCGCGCGCGGAAGCCAAGGCGAGGGCGCAACGCGAAGCCCGGGAAAAGGCCGAACTACGTAATCAGAACAAATCCCTGGTTAATGAAGCGAAGGAAGATTCCCTCGCGGCTTTGCGCCAGAAATCCCAATCCGATTCTTCGGCAACCGCCGCCGCAGCCAAGAACAGCGCCGACTCCCTGGCCATGGCCCGCAAGGCGAAAAGCGACTCTTCGGCGAGCGCCAATAAGGCCCGCCAGGATTCGCTCGCCCTGGCGCAGTCCCAGAAGGATCTCGCGCTGGAGAAATCCAAGCGTTCCGACGCGGAAAAGCAGCTCCTATCTACCGGCCTGCTCCTCATGGACGCGGTCTACTTCGAGACCAACAAGACGGACATCTCCATCAACTCCAAGCCCTACTTGAATATCATCGCCAAGATGCTGACCAAGTATTCCAAGCTGCAAATCGAGGTCTCGGGCCATACCGATGACGTCGGAAGCGATGCCCGCAATCTCACCCTGAGCCAAGGCCGCGCCGAATCCGTGGCTGCATACATGGTGCAGGTCGCTCCGGAATTGAGGGGAATGCTGAGCGCGAAGGGCTATGGGGAATCGCAGCCCAAGGCCGACAACAAGACCGCCGAAGGCCGGAAAATGAATCGCCGGACCGAACTGCAAGTGCTCAACAAGGAAGCGCTCAAGGAATACAACCCTTGATTCGCGGCGGGGCGTTGGTTCCAACGCCCTTTCGCTCTCCACGGTAATGCCTCCTTTTGCCGAATGAAAGGTCCGTATGAACCAGAAGACTTCCATGTCGGATGCCCTTTCCGAATCGGCCCGGGAAATGGATTTCATCCTGGGGAACCTGAAAGACCATGCCATTTTCCTGATTGACGCCAAAGGCGTAATCCGGAGTTGGAATACGGGATCGGAACGCGTGTTCGGATACAAGGATTCCGAGGCCATAGGGCAATCTTTCGCTACCATCTTCACTCCCGAAGACGTTCAGGCCGGCATTCCCGAAAGGGAGTTGTCGACGGCCCAAGCCGAAGGCAAAGCCGAAGATGAGAGATGGCACGAGCGCAAGGACAAGTCGCGCTTTTGGGCGTCCGGGGCGGTAGTCCCTTTGCAGGAATCGAACGGGGAACCTCGGTATGTCAAGGTTGTCCGGGATGCGACCGATCGCAAACGGGCGGAAGATGCCGACCGGATGGAATCCATCGGCAGGTTGGCGGGCGGGGTGGCCCACGACTATAACAATATGCTGACGTCCATCATCGGATATGGCGAATTGCTGGCCGCATCCATTTCCGAAGACAGCCCGCACCAGGGTTGGCTTCTGGAGATCCTGGAATCGGCGCGGCGGGCCGCCAGCCTTACCCGGGACCTCCTGGCCTTCAGCCGCAGGCAGATGATCACGCCGGAGCCTACGAACATCAATGAAATACTCTTCCGGGTGCAGGGCCGTTTGCGATTGACACTCGGGGAACGGGTGGCTCTACGTATCGAATCCGATCCCGGCCTGGAAACCGCCCTGTTGGACAAGTCCCAGATCGAACAGCTGCTGATGAACCTCGCTTTGAACGCGAAGGAGGCGATGCCGGAGGGCGGTCTCGTTACCATAAGCACCCAGAGCGCCATAGCCACCGAGGCGGCAGCCAGACAGGCGGATACCGCGGGCGCGGCGACCGCGAGGAGTTCCGCGATCGCCTTAAGCGCCGCAAGCATCGCCAACGTAGGCCAAATCTCGCCAGGGCCTACCGGAGAAAAGGGGGAGGCCGAGAGGTCAGCCTATATCACCTTGATTTTCAAGGATAACGGGAAAGGGATGGACGCGGAAACCACGGCCCATGCATTCGATCCTTTCTTTTCCACCAAGCCCAAATCGACCGGATCGGTCGGCTTGGGGCTTTCCACCGGTTATGGAATAGTCCAGCAGAGCGGAGGGACCATTTCGGTGACGAGCGTGCCCGGGAGCGGTACGGAATTCGTGATCCATCTGCCGGTGTCCACGGAAGCGCATCTCCCGCCTGCGCGCGAATCCGAGCTTTGGGCGAAAGGGCCAATCGTCCCGGCGGGAATGGGGAACGCCCGGAAGAAAACCATCCTGTTGGTGGAAGACGAGGTTGCCGTCAGAAAGCTCGCTTCCGAAGTCCTACTGGCGAACGGGTACCAAATCCTGGAAGCCGGGAATGGCGAGGAAGGGTTGGCGATTTTCAGAGGCCACGCGACCGGCATCGATGCCGTTGTTACGGATCTCGTAATGCCGAAAATGGGAGGCCTGGCCTTGGCGCGGCATATCCTCGCCGGCTTGCCTGATACTCCCATCGTATTCATGTCCGGTTATCCTGATGATCCCTTGATCTCGCTGGATACGAAGCACAGGTGCGTCTTCTTGCAAAAGCCCTTCTCAGTTGCGGAATTGTTGGCGAAAGTGGGAGAAGTGTTTTCCGGGATGGCCATGAAATAGCCGGCACCGCTCCCAGGTCAGAAACGGACGGCGACTTTTCCGAAGTACTCCCGTCCTTCGGCCAAATAGCGGCCGGGATTCGGCGAAACGACGTTCACGTATTTCTTCGCCCGGTTGGCCTATCCCGTCAGGGGGCGAAGGCTGTTGCTATTATAAACCGATGGATACCGAGGACGGAATCGCCGGCGCTTTGGGCGAGGGCAATCAAGCGTTAAGCCCGGAGGCGGTGCGGCTCTTCACGGAGAATCATCTTCGTTTCCTGAATTTTCTGCGTCGTCACGTTCAAAGCGATGTCATTGCGGAAGACCTTTTGCAACAAGCCATTCTCAATGCCGTTCGGCACGGCAAGGATTGGGATGAGAAGGAAAATTCCTTGGCCTGGTTTTACCGCATCCTGCGGAATCAGCTAACGGATCATTACCGTAAACGAGCCTCGGAACAGCGGAAGATGGATGCGCTGAGGCTGGAAGCCGAGCAGAGCGGATTGCATCCCGAATCAGCGGAGGATCGGAATCAACTTTGCGGCTGTTTTGAGGGGCTGCTGCCTTCCTTGAAGGGCGAATATGCCGACCTGATCCGAAGGATTGACCTTGGGGGCGAGGATCCCGCGTCTGTCGCCAGTGGACTGGGTATTTCCTACAACAACCTTTCGGTTCGGCTGCATCGTGCCCGGAATTCCCTGCGTTCGAGCTTGGAGAAAACCTGCGGCATCTGCACGCGGCATGGCTGCCTTGATTGCACGTGCGTCCATCCGAAATCGCAGGGTCCGAAACCGGTGTAAGTTTTGCTCTCCTCTACCGTCTGTAGGGTTGCGGGGCGGTCGACGCCCGCGGAATCTAGTTTTGAGACCATTAACTCTTGGTGGAGATGAAAATGGAGACGCACCCGGCAACGGCCAAAACGGAAAAGGATCCCGTTTGCGGCATGACCGTACAACCCGGGAAGGTTGCGGCACAGGCCGAATATGGCGGGAAGACCTGGCATTTCTGCTCCCGGCATTGCCATGACAAGTTTACAGTAGCTCCCGAAAAATTCATCCCTCGTCAACCCGTACTGGATTTGCCTCTTATGGATTCGGATAAGGGCGGAAGCCAGAGGCCAAGTACAATTTACACCTGTCCCATGCATCCGGAGGTAAG comes from the Fibrobacterota bacterium genome and includes:
- a CDS encoding PAS domain S-box protein, encoding MNQKTSMSDALSESAREMDFILGNLKDHAIFLIDAKGVIRSWNTGSERVFGYKDSEAIGQSFATIFTPEDVQAGIPERELSTAQAEGKAEDERWHERKDKSRFWASGAVVPLQESNGEPRYVKVVRDATDRKRAEDADRMESIGRLAGGVAHDYNNMLTSIIGYGELLAASISEDSPHQGWLLEILESARRAASLTRDLLAFSRRQMITPEPTNINEILFRVQGRLRLTLGERVALRIESDPGLETALLDKSQIEQLLMNLALNAKEAMPEGGLVTISTQSAIATEAAARQADTAGAATARSSAIALSAASIANVGQISPGPTGEKGEAERSAYITLIFKDNGKGMDAETTAHAFDPFFSTKPKSTGSVGLGLSTGYGIVQQSGGTISVTSVPGSGTEFVIHLPVSTEAHLPPARESELWAKGPIVPAGMGNARKKTILLVEDEVAVRKLASEVLLANGYQILEAGNGEEGLAIFRGHATGIDAVVTDLVMPKMGGLALARHILAGLPDTPIVFMSGYPDDPLISLDTKHRCVFLQKPFSVAELLAKVGEVFSGMAMK
- a CDS encoding DUF3494 domain-containing protein encodes the protein MKTKIPLQKKILKYSAGLICGAMALASVAPATTYSMPLEKVNLGSTAKFAVLAGSLISNVPGSAITGDVALSPSAGSMITGFGADEITGTVYTVDQTGPAGSVAAASDLTTAKGDLTIAYNDAAGRTPVPEGPFLDPGAGDIGGLTLIPGLYKFTSALSITGSDVTLSGTAEDVWIFQIASGLNVGNGIKVILSGGAQAANIFWQVGTSATLGTTSVFKGTIMADQSISLNTGATLDGRALASIAAVTLASSTVTRPDPSNVSLKGHADRRNRSYPNPLFRAHGLVDLNGRVRRAQTPIID
- a CDS encoding RNA polymerase sigma factor, with translation MDTEDGIAGALGEGNQALSPEAVRLFTENHLRFLNFLRRHVQSDVIAEDLLQQAILNAVRHGKDWDEKENSLAWFYRILRNQLTDHYRKRASEQRKMDALRLEAEQSGLHPESAEDRNQLCGCFEGLLPSLKGEYADLIRRIDLGGEDPASVASGLGISYNNLSVRLHRARNSLRSSLEKTCGICTRHGCLDCTCVHPKSQGPKPV
- a CDS encoding MarR family transcriptional regulator — protein: MMAALSQITHAEELIHENLTPSQIKVLNILGESDGPKRMSEIAKALGITQASLTETAKKLVAQGYINRARKVDDDRVVNVTLTPQGEDLAIEIKRKIRSYFNLVCDGLDPKDRKKLVECHDFILKTYVDAATKRIPKGKGE
- a CDS encoding OmpA family protein → MWITPSVQFRSGYDINLSAGADIALSGDRNDATGTRALEPYRLFAGMTFTLDTEAGARAEAKARAQREAREKAELRNQNKSLVNEAKEDSLAALRQKSQSDSSATAAAAKNSADSLAMARKAKSDSSASANKARQDSLALAQSQKDLALEKSKRSDAEKQLLSTGLLLMDAVYFETNKTDISINSKPYLNIIAKMLTKYSKLQIEVSGHTDDVGSDARNLTLSQGRAESVAAYMVQVAPELRGMLSAKGYGESQPKADNKTAEGRKMNRRTELQVLNKEALKEYNP
- a CDS encoding response regulator transcription factor, producing MLIEDNRILREGITALINGQEDVEVAAVSDGRGNTLSKTRSAKPDLVLMDLGLDSQNSLAVVQAVKKEFPEIKIIGMGLAPAQSDILEFVQAGAEGFILKTATVAEMIHTIRAVASGDTVLPSSMTGSLFSQVAEHAIRRGKRNINGAIRMTEREKEVIALIVDAKSNKEIAEELNIATFTVKSHVHNIMEKLALHSRLQIANHARNEQHA